The following coding sequences are from one Streptobacillus ratti window:
- the msrB gene encoding peptide-methionine (R)-S-oxide reductase MsrB produces the protein MIFLKKIYLAGGCFWGMQGYFNKVLGVVNTTVGYANGITSNTSYMELKKTDHVETLEIEYNSNLVRLEELLLRFFKLIDPLSINKQGGDIGRQYRTGIYYIDLADVPIINKVYDFIEKKIGSKLAVENEPLRDYILAEDYHQNYLDNNPDGYCHINLSTVSDPIFDKIYTKPELKELRQKLSQLEFDISQNSATERPFTSEYEKFDEEGIYVNVVTGEPLFMSYDKFDAGCGWPSFTRPILTETVNFYEDNSHGMNRIEVKSAKDLAHLGHVFTDGPKDKGSLRYCINGSILRFIPKNKLEEYGYGDYIVLF, from the coding sequence GTGATTTTTTTGAAAAAAATATATTTGGCTGGAGGATGTTTTTGGGGCATGCAAGGTTACTTTAATAAAGTACTCGGAGTTGTAAATACAACTGTAGGATATGCTAATGGTATTACGTCTAATACAAGCTATATGGAATTAAAGAAAACAGATCATGTAGAAACATTAGAAATTGAATATAATTCAAATTTAGTTAGACTTGAGGAATTGTTACTTAGATTTTTTAAATTGATAGATCCATTATCAATAAATAAACAAGGTGGCGATATTGGTAGACAATATAGAACAGGGATATACTATATTGATTTAGCAGATGTTCCAATAATCAACAAGGTGTATGATTTTATTGAAAAGAAAATAGGTTCTAAGCTCGCTGTTGAAAATGAGCCATTAAGAGATTACATTTTAGCTGAAGATTATCATCAAAATTATCTTGATAATAATCCTGATGGTTATTGTCACATAAATTTAAGTACAGTAAGTGATCCGATTTTCGATAAAATATATACTAAACCTGAATTAAAGGAATTAAGACAAAAATTATCACAATTAGAATTTGATATATCACAAAATAGTGCAACTGAAAGACCATTTACATCAGAATATGAAAAATTTGATGAAGAGGGTATATATGTTAATGTTGTTACTGGAGAACCACTTTTCATGTCATATGATAAATTTGATGCTGGTTGTGGTTGGCCAAGTTTTACGAGACCAATATTAACAGAAACAGTTAATTTTTATGAAGACAATTCACACGGTATGAATAGAATAGAAGTAAAAAGTGCTAAAGATTTAGCACATCTTGGTCATGTATTTACTGATGGACCAAAAGATAAAGGTTCATTACGTTATTGTATTAATGGGTCAATATTAAGATTTATACCAAAAAATAAATTAGAAGAATATGGTTATGGTGATTATATAGTTTTATTTTAA